The Pseudomonas sp. FP2309 genomic sequence GCTCAGCGCGCGCTGCCGGGCATCGATCAACTGCAGTTTCGCCTCGCGCCGAACCGGCCTGCGCAACAACTCATGCAACAGCGGCGCGGCCTGGGCCGTCGCTGCCATGCCGTCCTCGCCATAACACACCTGGAAAATCTTGCGCTCGTAGTGGCCGCCGATATCCAGGGCGGCGATGGTCCTGATCAGGTAGTCCACGTTCAAGCGCGCCCGCCAGGCCGGGTCCAGGCATTTCATGTGGTTCAGGCGCCAGCGGGTCCACGGTGCTTCGGGGTCCAGGTTATGCAGCGCCAGTTGCACAAAGCTGAAGGTGGTGCGCTGGGGACTGACCACGGTTTTCGGTCCGGCCTCACCGGGCAGGCGCTCGGGATGGCCCGCCCAGACCATGCTCACATCGTCGGGTACATCGAACAGCGGGGTGTCGATATTCACCTGCGGGTACACCCCGTCCTGCGTCAGTTGCCGGATCAAGCGTTGACGGCCGAAATGCTCAACGTCCCCCAGGTGCCTGACCAGCCAGCGTTGCAGGTTGAGCGCGCTGTGTTGTTGCCGCACGAACAGTCGTCTGCGCTGCTTGCGCACCGACGCCGGCGCATCCACCGTGCCGACCGGCAGCGCCGCGCTGAGCCGCGCAGCGGCAATCACCAGTTCGATGTTGCTGAGCGCGCGCTCGCGGGCGTCGTTTGACGGCACCTGCAGGTTCCGGGAGGTTTCCATCGCTAACAGGCGCATCGCCAGCGCCGTGTCGCTCACCTCGCTGAACAACCGCTCATTGCGTTGCAGGCGTTCGCGCGCCTCGGCGAAGGCGGCGAGCTGTGCCTGCAGCCCGGCCTTCATGGCATCACCGTCGATCGTTTCGAACGACACCACCGGCACACTCTGTGCAGCCAGGCCCTGGACCCAGGCGCGCGCGGCAGTGCGCTGGCCACGCGCGATGCAATGCCAGAGCGCGCCCGGTTCGCCCGCGGTGAAACTGACCTGCACGCGCTGGGACAGCACCGCCAGGGACCTGAACCGTTGCAGGCCACCCTCGCTGCCCGGCACGTACAACAACACCGCCTGGCTGGCGGAAACATCGCCGGGCTCAGTGCCTCCCGCCACCACAAACGCCCCCACCAGCGAGTACCTGGGCTGGGTTTGGCCGCCGATGCTGAGCGCCAGTACCTGGCTGCGGTCAGCCTCACGCGCGCGCGCCGGCGGATCCACCACGGCGCTGATCCGCGCCAGCAAAAGACCATCGATGCGCTTCAAACGATGCTGCAGCTGGGCTTCGGCCACCAGCGCCGAGCCACGGGCGGCCAGCAGGCTTTGCTCCACGCTGTCACCGCCGCCGCCCTTGGCGCGCCAGAACGCCGGGTCATCCAGACGCTCTTCATGCCCATCAAGCAACGCGGCGCAGCGCGCACGTGCCTGTTGCCACTGTTGGTGCAGCGCGACGACGGTGCCGAAGTCCTGGCTTTCCCGGCCGGGATCCAGCGGATCAAGCAGGCTTTGCAAGGCCTGCTCGTGGCGACGCACCTTGGCTTCGCAGGTGCGCAACGGCAGGCGTGTCGAAAGGCTGGCGAAACTGATTTCCAGGCGCCGGCGCTGCCTGTCACGTTCCAGCAACTGCGCCAGCACGGCTTTCAAGCCGGGCTGCACACAGGCGGCGCTGCGCCCTTGCTCGACATGCAACAAGCGCTCGGCAGGGCTCATGGCGGTCCCCTTGATGGCATTGTCGGGAAACAGGTAGGCGATGTTCACCTCAAGCAATGTGGCCAGTTCGTTGTCCCATTGCACCTGCAACAACGCCTCGGCGCTGTGGGCCAGGGCATCGTCTGTGATCAGCGTGCCCCGGTGGCCTGCGCTCATCGGCGCGCGCCCGTTGATGTTCCAATCGGGCAACCGGTGGCGATCACGCAGGGGCAGCACGCCCCACAACCGTCCCCAATGGGCCTGGGCCAGCGCCGGAAAATCGCGTTGCCAGTGCGCGTACGTGCTGAACTCATAGAACAGCGGGTCCAAGCCCGGCAGGAACAGCACCTGGCGCGTATCGGCAGTGTCGCCGGCATAGAACAGATGCAGCGCACCGCTGAACACAGTCAGGCTGTTGACCTGCCCCGGGCAGACCACGTCGGCCACCTGCAACCCGGCGCGCGCGCCGCCGGCCCGCGTGCGCGCTTGGGCCGTGGGCGCCTCAACCAGGGTCATCAGCATGGCCAGGCCCGTGTCGGAAAGTTGATTCAACGCGTGGGCCAACAGCGCATGGTCTGCCACGTAGGTTTTATATAACGCGCACCAGCGCTGACGGCGTGAACACATGTCGCCTTCGGCCAATACCTGCCAGTACGCCGGCGCTGCGGCTTCGATCCGCGTCAGCAGGTCCTCATCCAGCACCTCATCCAACACCTTGTCGGCCAGCGCCCCGACCCGGCACGCCTGTTCACTCAGTTGCTCGGCCCTGGCACAGCTGCGCTCGGCGAGCAGACGCATCACCGTGTCGGTCAAGCTGGGACGCCAGGGCGGGTCGCGGCGGGTCAATGGCACATTGAGCCGCAACGCGTCAGGATCGGTCTGGAAGGTTTCGCGCAGAGCCTGTCGGATCAGTCGACTGATGCGCGGCGAACGCACCAGCGCCTGTTGCAGGACGTGGGCATGCGCGGCGCAGCGCCTCTGAGCGTCATACAACCGGTTGAGCAGGTGACTGGGGTGCGCACTGGTCTGCAGGCGCTCGCTCAATACCCGCTCCCACCAGGCCCGGCCACCGGGTGGGTGGGCCTGTGCCCCTGGGTCGTTTTCCGTAGACAGCAACTGTTCGGGTTCCATGCCTGCATTCGCTCTTCGCTTGAAAAGCGCAGGTTACGCGGCCGACGCGCACGGCTGGCGTTACATAGATGGCGTCAGGCAGGTGCTGCGGAGGCTGGCGGCCGACGAAAAAAAGCCCGCAGTGTGCGCGGGCGAAACCAACGAAGAGCTTTGGGGGTGTGAAGCGAGGTGACGCTCAGCTACCGCGATAAGTGGAGTAGCTGTAAGGCGAAATCAGCAGAGGGACGTGGTAGTGATCCTGTTCGGCACTGATACCGAAACGCAGCACCACCACATCCAGGAAGGCCGGCTGCGGCAATTGCACGCCACGGGCGCGGTAGTACTCGCCTGCACTGAACTGCAACTGGTAAACGCCGCTACGGTAGTCATCACCTTGCAGCAACGGCGCATCGCAACGGCCGTCACTGTTGGTCACGGCGCTGGCGACCAGTTCGAGCTGAGCGCCATCGACGCGGTACAGTTCTACCTGGATGGCACTGCCGGGGCAGCCGTGGGCAGCATCCAGTACGTGTGTGGTCAGTCGTCCCATGGCACGGGGCTCCGTTAAGTCGAGTGAAAAGGCCGCCCCTTTACAGGGCACAAAAAATCGGCGACGGGCTGATTAAGACATTTTTCATAAAAATTGTACACAATAAAAACCACAAAGTTTTTCGCAGAGGTTTGGCGCGCCGTCTTAACGATAAATGACCACTAAGCATTGCTTTTAAACAACCTTTCATCCATTTACTGACCAGATGGGCAAGTTTCTTGCAGGTGCATACCGTGACAAGCGCCTGGAAAAAATGCAGAAATACAGGCTTACAAAGTACGCATCAAGTTGTATACAATCAGCCCATCGCTGTGACGCCACCAGGTCTTTCCGCTGGCTGCCACGCACTTGCTACCACGAACAAGAAGGAAGACTGCAGTGAGCGCTGACTACCCACGCGACCTGATCGGTTACGGCAGTAACCCTCCTCACCCCCACTGGCCGGGCAAGGCACGCATCGCGTTGTCTTTCGTACTCAACTACGAAGAAGGTGGCGAGCGCAATATTTTGCATGGCGACAAAGAATCCGAAGCGTTCCTCTCGGAAATGGTCTCGGCCCAGCCGTTGCAGGGTGAGCGCAACATGAGCATGGAGTCGCTGTACGAATACGGCAGCCGTGCCGGCGTGTGGCGCATCTTAAAGCTGTTCAAAGCATTCGATATCCCGCTGACCATCTTCGCCGTGGCCATGGCTGCCCAGCGCCACCCGGATGTGATCCGTGCCATGGTCGAGGCCGGCCACGAGATCTGCAGTCACGGCTACCGCTGGATCGACTATCAGTACATGGACGAGGCCCAGGAGCGCGAGCATATGCTCGAAGCCATCCGTATCCTCACCGAGCTGACCGGCGAACGCCCCCTGGGCTGGTACACCGGACGCACCGGCCCCAACACCCGTCGTTTGGTGATGGAAGAAGGTGGTTTCCTGTATGACTGCGACACCTACGACGACGACCTGCCCTACTGGGAACCTGACACCCCCACCGGCAAGCCGCACCTGGTGATCCCCTACACCCTGGACACCAACGACATGCGCTTCACCCAGGTGCAGGGTTTCAACAAGGGTGATGACTTTTTCGAGTACCTAAAGGATGCCTTCGACGTG encodes the following:
- a CDS encoding dermonecrotic toxin domain-containing protein, translating into MEPEQLLSTENDPGAQAHPPGGRAWWERVLSERLQTSAHPSHLLNRLYDAQRRCAAHAHVLQQALVRSPRISRLIRQALRETFQTDPDALRLNVPLTRRDPPWRPSLTDTVMRLLAERSCARAEQLSEQACRVGALADKVLDEVLDEDLLTRIEAAAPAYWQVLAEGDMCSRRQRWCALYKTYVADHALLAHALNQLSDTGLAMLMTLVEAPTAQARTRAGGARAGLQVADVVCPGQVNSLTVFSGALHLFYAGDTADTRQVLFLPGLDPLFYEFSTYAHWQRDFPALAQAHWGRLWGVLPLRDRHRLPDWNINGRAPMSAGHRGTLITDDALAHSAEALLQVQWDNELATLLEVNIAYLFPDNAIKGTAMSPAERLLHVEQGRSAACVQPGLKAVLAQLLERDRQRRRLEISFASLSTRLPLRTCEAKVRRHEQALQSLLDPLDPGRESQDFGTVVALHQQWQQARARCAALLDGHEERLDDPAFWRAKGGGGDSVEQSLLAARGSALVAEAQLQHRLKRIDGLLLARISAVVDPPARAREADRSQVLALSIGGQTQPRYSLVGAFVVAGGTEPGDVSASQAVLLYVPGSEGGLQRFRSLAVLSQRVQVSFTAGEPGALWHCIARGQRTAARAWVQGLAAQSVPVVSFETIDGDAMKAGLQAQLAAFAEARERLQRNERLFSEVSDTALAMRLLAMETSRNLQVPSNDARERALSNIELVIAAARLSAALPVGTVDAPASVRKQRRRLFVRQQHSALNLQRWLVRHLGDVEHFGRQRLIRQLTQDGVYPQVNIDTPLFDVPDDVSMVWAGHPERLPGEAGPKTVVSPQRTTFSFVQLALHNLDPEAPWTRWRLNHMKCLDPAWRARLNVDYLIRTIAALDIGGHYERKIFQVCYGEDGMAATAQAAPLLHELLRRPVRREAKLQLIDARQRALSDKGVRLFEQALKAASGPGRAASSLSVVRLEALTLPWARHIAGMVVIQDRHSPHCLLYWPQANGLPTLTEYPDLNALRQALVAQGQTKEALAALASSVAAGSETEALASYPGELRAQVEPASRWRCMLERSRLFTLSSLLGPAVAVGRCLYQWFQTKRVFPATTLSEIETELHEQRDADPQQWLGISATNAEDMLGLLAHAHVLQVQRQARAESNSRHSLQAYRAWRQDEATARVTRGLLALIPLVGLGVLAYEALVAARRFYHSGSADDAVELAITLHQVLIEVALTFVPVKGAGAVAKPLTGASGRLMGSALRHLRRGYRRLGTLAVGPPPSPIRLKGLDLYKLPGAASEAIELKAPLDKGTFIRNGEHYVPDANGQRFGVYQREGEQRLRFRNRQTPGENELFVYVEEPRDWLLGADRLEPQPGTSAGAGPFWQPTPSSTPVSWAPPSQYLAGDLTKRAHNLTSYWREWGQALDAAQVRELVPDKRLYIADGRRGALLKIGEHYYDTLPAGAQSQSDVVFLKPRGELMQSIDQLTRCLSENLPQQPAPFTFGEDLRWTAREPLFSQPLPASMGARFPDLTPSSVQQVTRRLVELADAGTAVTGTRLLNIRAALNKWTPRSIGAMVETDDLLTMLRPLSPRKKGTLYVGADTEVGGFERVDFYLPAALDVKLFSRRTGDRATTHARVTASADAVSDVLRRQGFVVKRVPVPHHPQYLHLDCTHPASGNRYFVLIKWLDGRSLSMKLGRERAMSHAWLMDKSRLHPDIYKPFQAAQEQGRLVKLFAGIQNVNPPTVYFIRPADLP
- the uraH gene encoding hydroxyisourate hydrolase produces the protein MGRLTTHVLDAAHGCPGSAIQVELYRVDGAQLELVASAVTNSDGRCDAPLLQGDDYRSGVYQLQFSAGEYYRARGVQLPQPAFLDVVVLRFGISAEQDHYHVPLLISPYSYSTYRGS
- the puuE gene encoding allantoinase PuuE — protein: MSADYPRDLIGYGSNPPHPHWPGKARIALSFVLNYEEGGERNILHGDKESEAFLSEMVSAQPLQGERNMSMESLYEYGSRAGVWRILKLFKAFDIPLTIFAVAMAAQRHPDVIRAMVEAGHEICSHGYRWIDYQYMDEAQEREHMLEAIRILTELTGERPLGWYTGRTGPNTRRLVMEEGGFLYDCDTYDDDLPYWEPDTPTGKPHLVIPYTLDTNDMRFTQVQGFNKGDDFFEYLKDAFDVLYAEGAEAPKMLSIGLHCRLIGRPARLAALKRFIEYAKSHEQVWFTRRVDIARHWHDTHPYTGAAK